In the genome of Fusobacterium perfoetens, the window TACTCTTTTGGAAAGCATGGTTGTAGTCCTTAGAGGACTAGCCAAAGAATATCCTAAAAATATAAAGCTTGTAGAGAAGGAGGAAAATTAGAATGTTATTTACATTAAATATACAATTATTTGCACATAAAAAAGGACAAGGTTCTGTTAAAAACGGAAGAGATTCTAATCCTAAATATCTTGGAGTTAAAAGATATGATGGTGAAGCTGTTAAAGCTGGAAACATCATAGTTAGACAAAGAGGAAACCAATTCCACGCTGGTGCAAATATGGGACAAGGAAAAGATCATACATTATTTGCATTAATCGATGGATATGTAAAATTCGAAAGATTAGGAAGAGATAAGAAACAAGTTTCTGTTTACGCAGAAAAATAATTAACTCAACTAAATAAACAAAGTCTCACTTCGGTGGGACTTTTTTATTATTTTTTGAAAAATTATTAAAAACTCTTAAATTTTTTAAGAGTTTGTATTTTTTCTATTTACCAAACTAATAGAGAAAAAAGGAATATTATTTTTAAAATAGGAATTTTAAGTTTTGTGTCTTAAAAAAATAAATGAAATATGGTAGAATAAAGATAATAAATACCTTACACAATAAAGGGGTGGATATTATGATTTCTGAAAAAGAATTAGAAAGTAATTTACTTAAACAACTTTCAACTCAAGGGTATGAACTTGTTGAAGTGAAAGATGAAGATTCTTTAGTTAAAAACTTCAAAGAACAACTTGAAAAGTTTAATAATATAAAATTATCACAAGGAGAGTTCTGTAAGATCCTTACTCATCTTGCAGGTGGAAGTATTTTTGAAAAGTCTAAAAAATTAAGAGATAAGTTTGAACTTCTTAATGATAAAGGAGAGATGAGATATATCTCTTTCCTTGATAAAGAGAATGTAGAAAATAATATTTTTCAAGTTACTAATCAAATAGCTGTTAAAGGACAATATGAAAATAGATATGATGTTACTATTTTAGTAAATGGACTTCCTTTAGTTCAAATAGAACTTAAAAAGAAAACTATTCAACTTAAGAAAGCTTTTTATCAAATACAAAGATACCAAAGACATTCATATTCATATAAGACTTTATTCCAATATATTCAAATTTTCGTAATTAGTAATGAGGAAAATACAAGATATTTCTCTAATAATAAAGAGCTTAACTATAACTTTACTTTCTCTTGGACTGATGAATATAACTTAAAGAAAAATAGATTAGAAGATTTTACTAAAACTTTCTTAAATAAAAAGCATTTAGGAAATATGCTGGCTAAATATATAGTTACAAATGAAACTTTAAAAGCTTTTATGATTCTAAGACCGTATCAATATTATGCAGTTGAAAAAATTATAGATAGAGTTAAAACTCTTCCTAATAGAAATGGATATATTTGGCATACAACAGGAAGTGGAAAAACCCTAACTTCATTTAAAGCAAGTCAAATACTTGCTACTTTAGATGAAATTGATAAGGTTGTATTCTGTGTTGATAGAAAAGACTTAGACTATCAAACAACAAAAGAATTTAATGCTTTCGCACCTAATTCTATAAGTAAAGCAGAAGATACGCAAGAATTTGTTACTAATATGGTAAGTGGTACAGGAAAAGTAGCTGTAACAACTATCCAAAAGTTGAATAATGCTATATCAAAACCATACTACTTAAAACAAATGGAAAAAGTAAAAAATAAAAGAATTGTATTTATCTTTGATGAGTGTCATAGAACACAATTTGGAGAAACACATAAAAAGATAGATGAGTTCTTTACTAATAAGCAATTTTTTGGATTTACAGGAACTCCTATTTTTGCAGATAATGCTATAAAATATAGAACGACTAAAGACTTATTTGATGAATGTCTACATAGATATACAATTAAAGAAGCGATAGATGATGAAAATGTATTAGGATTTTCAGTTGAATACTACTCAACATTTAATATGAAAGATGAAAATGGAGATGATTTATCTCTTGATGAGATGATAGAGAATGGAATTGATACTAAAGAAGTTTTTACTAATAGAAAAAGATTAGAAAATATAGTTGATTTTATCCTTGAACATCATAATGCGAAAACTTCTAATAGAGAATATCAAAGTATCTTTGCTATAAGCGATATTAATACTTTAATAGAATATTATCATATTTTTAAAGAAAAAGGTACAAATCTTAAAATAGCTTCTATTTTTACTTATGAAGCTAACTCAGATCTTGCCAATGATGAGGGAACTTTTGAAGTAGAAAATGATGAGTGTAAACACCCAAGAGAACATCTTGATGAGATGGTTGCAGACTATAACAAGATGTTTGGAGATAACTTTAATCTTAATCAAGATAATGGATTTAATAGCTACTTCATAGATATTTCTAAAAAAGTAAAAGAGAGAAAAATAGATATTCTTTTAGTTGTTAATATGTTCCTTACAGGTTTTGATAGTAAATATCTAAATACTTTGTATGTTGATAAAAATCTTAAATATCATGGACTTATCCAAGCTTATTCAAGAACTAACAGAATTTTAAATGTAAATAAAACTCATGGAAATATAGTTTGCTTTAGAAATCTAAAGAAAAGAACAGACGAGGCTATAAAATTATTCTCTGATGAAAATGCTATTGAAACAGTTCTTATGAAAGACTATAGCGAGTATATTGGAATTATTAACCAATATATAGAATCTTTAAAAGAGTTGGTTGAAACTCCTGAAGATGTAGATACTTTAGAAACTGAAGAAAATAAACTTAACTTTATAGAATTATTTAAAAATATCTTAAGGGTTATGAATAAACTAGAAACATTTAGTAGATTTGATTTTGATGATTTAGATATTAATAAAGATGAGTTTGAATCATTTAAAAGTAAATATATAGATATGTACGATACATTAGTTGGAGGAACTAAGAAAGGCGATGGAAAGACTTCCGTTATAGATGAGATTGATTTTGAGATAGAACTTCTTAGAAAAGATAGCATTAATGTAGCATATATAGTATCTCTACTTAAAAACTTAAATAGTAAAGAAACTTCATTTGCTAAAGATGTAGAATATATCTTAAAAACTATGGATTCAGTTCCTGCTCTTAGAAATAAGAAAGAACTTCTTGAGAAATTCATTCAAGAAAATAGAGAGATATTAACTATTGAATCTAAAGCAGATGTAGAAAATGAACTTTCAGAATTTTTGAAGAAAGAAAAAGAAAAAGCTATTCAAGATATGATAACAGAAGAAGAATTAAAGGCAGATGTAGTAACTAATATCATTGATAAATGTGAATTTACATCAAGAATGGCAGATTACTCAGATATTAAGGATTCTTTTATTAAGAAACCAAGTATATTAAAATTAAAACCAAGAATTGAAACTATTCAACATAAAATAGAAAATATACTAGATAAATTTAATTTCTTTGGAGCATAAGGTGATGGAATGATACCAAAATATAATGAAATGTATAAAGCTCTTTTAGAAACTTTAAAAGATAAAAAAGAGTATTCTACAAAAGAATATCGAAATAAAGTAGCAAAATTAATGAATATATCAGACGAAGAAAGAGAAATTTTATTAGATAGTGGTGGTGGAAATAAATATAATACTGCATTAAATTGGACAAGTGTTTATTTAAAAAAAGCTAAACTAATAGAATCTACAAAAAGGGGAGTATTAAAAATAACTGAAAGAGGATTAGAATTATTAGCTACTAATCCTAACGTAATAGATAATCATACTCTTAAAAACTATGAAGAATTTAGAGAGTTTTTAAATCCAAAGGGAAATAATAAAGAATTTAAAGAAGAAAAAGGACAAAATATAGAAGAAGAAACACCTCAGGATATACTTGAAAAATCTTTTAATAAGATAAATAAAATACTACAAGAAGAAGTTTTAGAGGAGGTAATGAGGAAAGATCCTTATTTTTTTGAGAGCTTAGTAGTGAAGTTATTACAAAAGATAGGGTATGGAACTCTTAAAAATTCAGGAAAAGTTACTAAAAAAAATAATGATGAGGGAATAGATGGTATTATTAATCAAGATAAACTTGGTTTTGATTGTATCTATATCCAAGCTAAAAAATGGGATAAAGATTCTACTGTAAGTAGACCTGAAATTCAAAAATTTGTTGGAGCTTTAGCAGGACAAGGAGCAACAAAAGGATTATTTATAACTACTGCTAAATTTTCAGATGGAGCTAGGGAATATTCTCAAAAACAACATACAACAAAAATAGTGTTGATTGATGGAATGGAACTAGCTAAATTAATGATAGAGTACAACTTAGGTGTATCAGTAGAAAATGTTTATGAAATTAAAAAAATTGATAGTGATTTTTTTGAAGAATTAGACTAATATAAAATTTTGGAGGATAAAAAGATGTCAGAACATCAAGCAGAATTAGAAAAAAGATTGTGGGCAATAGCTAACGAACTTAGAGGGAATATGGGAGCTGATGAGTTTAGAAACTATATTCTAGGATTAATTTTCTTTAAGTTCTTATCAGAAAAAATTGAAAAAACAGGAAATGATGTATTATCTGAAGATGATATGAAATTTGAAGATATAGATGGAAAAGATGAATATATAGAAGCTGTAAGAGAATATTGTGTAAATAGTATTGGATATTTTATCGAACCTAAATATCTATTTAGAATTTTAGCAGGAAGAGCTAAAAATGGAGAATTTATAATAGAAGATTTAGGATTAGCTCTTAAATATATTGAAGATTCTACAAATGGTCAAGATAGTAGTGATGATTTCTCAGGACTATTTGGCGATGTAGATTTAACATCTTTAAAACTTGGAAAAACTGTTGAAGATAAAAATAAGATGATTTCGGAAGTTATTAAACATCTAAATGATATAAACTTTAACTTTGAAGATACAGAAATGGATGTTTTAGGTAATGCTTATGAATATCTAATCGGTCAATTTGCAAGTAATGCAGGGAAAAAAGCAGGAGAGTTTTACACACCAGCTCAAGCTTCCAAACTTCTTGCAATGATAACTACAACAGGAAAAGATAAAATTAAATCAGCTTATGACCCAACTTGTGGATCAGGATCTCTTCTTTTAAAAGTTGCAAAATATACAAATGTAGCTAGTTTCTATGGACAAGAATTAAATACTACAACATATAACTTAGCTCGTATGAATATGATTCTTCATGGAGTTAAATTTAATGATTTTGAAATTAAACAAGGAAATACTTTAGAAGATCCTCAACATCTTGATAAAAGATTTGATATAGTTGTTGCAAATCCTCCATTCTCTCAAAAATGGAGTGCAGACGATAGCTTTTTATCTGATGAGAGATTTGCTTCTTATGGAAAATTAGCTCCAAGTTCTAAAGCTGACTTTGCTTTTATTCAACATATGATCTACCAATTAGACAACGATGGAACAATGGCTGTAATAGTTCCTCATGGAGTATTATTTAGAGGAGCAAGTGAGGGAGTAATAAGAAAATATTTATTAAAAGAAAAAAATTATATAGATGCAATCATTGGACTTCCTGCAAATATATTCTATGGAACATCAATCCCTACTTGTGTAATAGTTGTTAAGAAAAATAGAAAACTTGAAGATGATATTTTATTTATAGACGCTTCAAATGACTTTGAAAAAGCTAAAAATCAAAACTATTTAAGAGATGAAGACGTCCAAAAAATAGTTGAGACATATAGAGAAAGAAAAGATATAGAAAAATACTCTAAAAAAATATCAATGCAAGAAATAGAAGAAAATGATTATAACCTAAATATTCCAAGATACGTTGATACTTTTGAAGAGGAAGAAGAAATTAATCTTAATGAAGTTGTTGAAAAAATAGCAAAACTAGACGAAGAAATGAAAGAAATAGATAAGACTATAAAGGGATTTTGCGATGAACTTGGAATAAAAGCACCTGTAGATTTATAAAAAGGATAAGTGATAATATGAAAGATTTTAAAGATGTAGAAAATTTATATGAATATATTTTAAAATTGTCAACTTATGATATAAATGAGATGGTAGAAAATGCCAAATCTGATGATGAAAAGAAATTTTATCTAAAATTGGAAGAATGGAAAACTCAATTACTTCAACAAAAATTAATAACAAAAGGAGTATTTTAATGCCAAATTATGTGGTTTTTGCAGGAGTAAATGGAGCAGGAAAATCAACACTTTATAATACAATTACACCAACATTAGATTTAGGAGTTAGAATAAATACTGATGAAATTGTAAGAAATATAGGAGATTGGAGAAGTAACCAAGACCAAGTAAGAGCAGGGAAAATGGCTTTGAAACTTCGTAAAGAATGTGTTGAAAAAAATATATCTTTTAACCAAGAAACAACTCTTACTGGAAAAAATATTATAAAGGCTATTAAAGAGATTAAATCAAAAGGTTATACAATACATCTTTATTATGTTGGAGTTAATTCTCCTGAAATAGCAAAACAAAGGGTTAAAAATAGGGTTAAAAGAGGTGGACACGATATTCCTGAAGATGTAATTGAAAAAAGATATGTAGAAACTTTAGAAAATTTAAAGACTATATTGCTTTTAGCAGATTATGCTAAAATTTATGATAATTCAGAAAAATATGAGTTATGCTATACAAAATTGCCTTTGGAATATATAAAAGTTTGTGAAAAAACTCCCGAGTGGCTAGGCAAAATCTTAGAAGAAATAGGAATAGAGTAAAATAAAATCACTACCTTGTGTAAAATTACAAGATAGTGATTTTTTTTATACAAACATCTGTTGTAAAAGTCCTTTTTTAAATTTTTTTAATTCTTCAAGTTTAGAAGATAACTTTTCTATTTTGTCGTCAATAGAAGATAAGAAATCAGCTATTTTTTGTTGTTCTTCTAGGCAAGGGATTTTTATAAGAAAATCTTTAATAATAGGTAATCTTAAACTATCAACAGTTGCTTTTACAGTGTATGTCAAAGCGTGTTTTTTAAAGTTTTTTTGCAAGTAATAATAAAGATATTTACAAGAAATATTTATAAAATTACTAATTTTATAAACTCTTTGATGATAATCAAATTTACCATTTATGTAATGGTATACTTCTCCGATTTTTCCATCGCCTGGAATTAATATGGCTTCTCCATCATATGAAAATGTATCTATTTTTTCTATATTTTTTGATCTAACAAAAAATGGATAAATACCATCTTCTTTTTTATCTTCCAAATCTTTGTTTCCTGTTTGAATTTGTGAAATATTTCCTAATTTATTTTCTTTCCATTCAGGATAATATTTTCCATTTCTATCTTTAAATCTTAATTCTTGATTAAAGATTTTTTTCATTATACTTTTTTTATATTTTTCAAATAATTCTAATTTTTGACTTGTTAAATCTATTTGAACATCAACTGATGATAAAAAATCGGCTTATATTTAAAACAAATTATTACAATTAGATAATTATATTAATAAAGAATAGTTTAGAAAAAAGGATTTAGTAAGGTGTAAAATGAGGAAAATTAAACGGCGATTTTTTCTTGCTCTTTTAAAATGGGAAAAAAGACAGAAATTCTTTTCAAAATATTTAAATTCAATCCACCTCTCCCATTACTTCCAGTTGATAGATTTCTTAATTCTTCATATCTATTATCTAAATTATAATATAGAAACATTGGTTTAAAATAATTAAAATTTGGGAAAATAGAAGCTATGGATTGATTAGTACATAGTTCTATAAAATTTATAGCAACCGTACCTCTTGTTTTTCCTTGACCAGCTAAACCAATTAAAATACATTTTTCTGGAATTAATTTTGTACTTGAATTTTTTAATCCTAATTCTGTTATTCTTCCCTGTACATCATAAATGAATTTTAGGTTCAATTCTCCTGAGTTCATCCATTTTATATTACCATTCCAATATTCTTTTTTCAATGTGTTAGGCGTTCCACCAGCGGTTAAATTAGTTATATCTCCTATCTTTTTTTCTTCCCATTCTTTTTCAAATTCTTTGAATCTTAGTTTAGGTACTTTTTTCATAATATTCACCTTTAATTTATTATTCTTTATTAGATTTTATAATATTATTTAAAAGATTACAAATACTTTTTTCAAAAAATCAAAAATTATGGTATAATTGATGGAAATAAAGATACATTTTTTATTTTTTTCAGCAGTCTTAATAAAGATAACTTGAAAAGCAGAGAAAAATAGTTAATTTTTTATCGTCACTTAATGTTAAATATAAATTCACAATTTTATATAAAACTTGTTTTAAATGATTAAATAAATATCAAAAATAAAAAAAGTAGAGGTATCACTATGTTACAACCAAAATTAAGATTTCAAGAATTTATTAATGAATGGAAAAATCAAAAATTAAGTGCTATCAGCGAATTAACATCTAGTAAAAGAATTTTTTTATCAGAATATGTAAGTAAAGGAATTCCTTTTTATAGAGGAAAAGAAATATCAGAATTAAAAAAAGGAAAAAAAATTATAGATGTTTTATATATTTCAGAAAAAAAATATGAAGAAATCAGAAAAAAATATGGAGT includes:
- the rpmA gene encoding 50S ribosomal protein L27; this translates as MLFTLNIQLFAHKKGQGSVKNGRDSNPKYLGVKRYDGEAVKAGNIIVRQRGNQFHAGANMGQGKDHTLFALIDGYVKFERLGRDKKQVSVYAEK
- a CDS encoding type I restriction endonuclease subunit R, which codes for MISEKELESNLLKQLSTQGYELVEVKDEDSLVKNFKEQLEKFNNIKLSQGEFCKILTHLAGGSIFEKSKKLRDKFELLNDKGEMRYISFLDKENVENNIFQVTNQIAVKGQYENRYDVTILVNGLPLVQIELKKKTIQLKKAFYQIQRYQRHSYSYKTLFQYIQIFVISNEENTRYFSNNKELNYNFTFSWTDEYNLKKNRLEDFTKTFLNKKHLGNMLAKYIVTNETLKAFMILRPYQYYAVEKIIDRVKTLPNRNGYIWHTTGSGKTLTSFKASQILATLDEIDKVVFCVDRKDLDYQTTKEFNAFAPNSISKAEDTQEFVTNMVSGTGKVAVTTIQKLNNAISKPYYLKQMEKVKNKRIVFIFDECHRTQFGETHKKIDEFFTNKQFFGFTGTPIFADNAIKYRTTKDLFDECLHRYTIKEAIDDENVLGFSVEYYSTFNMKDENGDDLSLDEMIENGIDTKEVFTNRKRLENIVDFILEHHNAKTSNREYQSIFAISDINTLIEYYHIFKEKGTNLKIASIFTYEANSDLANDEGTFEVENDECKHPREHLDEMVADYNKMFGDNFNLNQDNGFNSYFIDISKKVKERKIDILLVVNMFLTGFDSKYLNTLYVDKNLKYHGLIQAYSRTNRILNVNKTHGNIVCFRNLKKRTDEAIKLFSDENAIETVLMKDYSEYIGIINQYIESLKELVETPEDVDTLETEENKLNFIELFKNILRVMNKLETFSRFDFDDLDINKDEFESFKSKYIDMYDTLVGGTKKGDGKTSVIDEIDFEIELLRKDSINVAYIVSLLKNLNSKETSFAKDVEYILKTMDSVPALRNKKELLEKFIQENREILTIESKADVENELSEFLKKEKEKAIQDMITEEELKADVVTNIIDKCEFTSRMADYSDIKDSFIKKPSILKLKPRIETIQHKIENILDKFNFFGA
- a CDS encoding restriction endonuclease; translation: MIPKYNEMYKALLETLKDKKEYSTKEYRNKVAKLMNISDEEREILLDSGGGNKYNTALNWTSVYLKKAKLIESTKRGVLKITERGLELLATNPNVIDNHTLKNYEEFREFLNPKGNNKEFKEEKGQNIEEETPQDILEKSFNKINKILQEEVLEEVMRKDPYFFESLVVKLLQKIGYGTLKNSGKVTKKNNDEGIDGIINQDKLGFDCIYIQAKKWDKDSTVSRPEIQKFVGALAGQGATKGLFITTAKFSDGAREYSQKQHTTKIVLIDGMELAKLMIEYNLGVSVENVYEIKKIDSDFFEELD
- a CDS encoding type I restriction-modification system subunit M; translated protein: MSEHQAELEKRLWAIANELRGNMGADEFRNYILGLIFFKFLSEKIEKTGNDVLSEDDMKFEDIDGKDEYIEAVREYCVNSIGYFIEPKYLFRILAGRAKNGEFIIEDLGLALKYIEDSTNGQDSSDDFSGLFGDVDLTSLKLGKTVEDKNKMISEVIKHLNDINFNFEDTEMDVLGNAYEYLIGQFASNAGKKAGEFYTPAQASKLLAMITTTGKDKIKSAYDPTCGSGSLLLKVAKYTNVASFYGQELNTTTYNLARMNMILHGVKFNDFEIKQGNTLEDPQHLDKRFDIVVANPPFSQKWSADDSFLSDERFASYGKLAPSSKADFAFIQHMIYQLDNDGTMAVIVPHGVLFRGASEGVIRKYLLKEKNYIDAIIGLPANIFYGTSIPTCVIVVKKNRKLEDDILFIDASNDFEKAKNQNYLRDEDVQKIVETYRERKDIEKYSKKISMQEIEENDYNLNIPRYVDTFEEEEEINLNEVVEKIAKLDEEMKEIDKTIKGFCDELGIKAPVDL
- a CDS encoding GNAT family acetyltransferase — protein: MKDFKDVENLYEYILKLSTYDINEMVENAKSDDEKKFYLKLEEWKTQLLQQKLITKGVF
- a CDS encoding zeta toxin family protein — protein: MPNYVVFAGVNGAGKSTLYNTITPTLDLGVRINTDEIVRNIGDWRSNQDQVRAGKMALKLRKECVEKNISFNQETTLTGKNIIKAIKEIKSKGYTIHLYYVGVNSPEIAKQRVKNRVKRGGHDIPEDVIEKRYVETLENLKTILLLADYAKIYDNSEKYELCYTKLPLEYIKVCEKTPEWLGKILEEIGIE
- a CDS encoding restriction endonuclease subunit S: MKKIFNQELRFKDRNGKYYPEWKENKLGNISQIQTGNKDLEDKKEDGIYPFFVRSKNIEKIDTFSYDGEAILIPGDGKIGEVYHYINGKFDYHQRVYKISNFINISCKYLYYYLQKNFKKHALTYTVKATVDSLRLPIIKDFLIKIPCLEEQQKIADFLSSIDDKIEKLSSKLEELKKFKKGLLQQMFV
- a CDS encoding restriction endonuclease subunit S, giving the protein MKKVPKLRFKEFEKEWEEKKIGDITNLTAGGTPNTLKKEYWNGNIKWMNSGELNLKFIYDVQGRITELGLKNSSTKLIPEKCILIGLAGQGKTRGTVAINFIELCTNQSIASIFPNFNYFKPMFLYYNLDNRYEELRNLSTGSNGRGGLNLNILKRISVFFPILKEQEKIAV